A window of Tripterygium wilfordii isolate XIE 37 chromosome 7, ASM1340144v1, whole genome shotgun sequence contains these coding sequences:
- the LOC120002747 gene encoding uncharacterized protein LOC120002747 isoform X4, translated as MQREIFNQQNSSESPTKETSASASLRRLRGQMFSPGNNLSRGSSMPLSDIPPLPQFLRLEPITSTNQKYTRSGELRRVLGVPHGTTSEDHSFGVAQLKPPPPVATEELKHFKESIQDASRQARDRAKMLRESIFKLEKYKEALSTRKRQRSDLSFDERLVGSKLANVGNQNQRSFHDLTPQRLEDKARNIGLNKRVRTPVIDVWTDSRSIATLRQQAVTERSSDALQDVGNGSVRLEEKIRKLPAGSEVWDAKMKKKRSVAVVPNRALNADRDIKRATDPKLSADSKLRSCDMQGFRLKSSQGVSGLNKSDGAFETASTDSGILPKIEIESVPARKDHSAMLEKRVVAKASNKPNSYEINSASSPNSVVKGKISRAPRTSSIMSLDSSMKIQPSSGGFQGSSPHTIAQWGGQRPHKNSRTRRLNLVSPVSSNVESQFQGFPSSEFSSRTSPVGIGGSLLASTMDNNSLKIKVEIENVSSPFGLSESEESVAGESKAKEKGNDSREVALTNTQKVGAYMLSGKKNKVPNEIGDGVRRQGRSGRGLSSPSIQLEREKLENLPTTNPLQIMRPTSDKSKTKSGRPPTKKLKHHKAVTHVGQKQDGGSLDFAACSASLAGESEDDREDLFVAASSARNFCNISCSGPFWKKMESLFASISPEDMSYLKQQLHFAEQLDMCLSPICGGEFDFLGGVAQKEVPNFTGERSVGLYSEGLANKGSLCGSVDAGRFNKGTPLYQLVLSALIEEDESEEVYFQSEGKNAAFHYASDDSHCGSCNQIDMEPKDRERVDYETESKVDFQAQRNSRLDRFSCVRSASSSTLRNPSTSNSLISNGRWLGDDDYSHLDVGHYQLMSLDDRLQLELQSIGLCPEPLPDLAEGEDMIDQNIMQLNEGLYHQVGIKKKNLGEVIKAIQRERDLETRNIQQVAMDQLLEMAYRRRMACRGSNASRNGVRKVTRQVALAFVKRVLARCRKFEDTGISCFSEPGLHNVISAPLCNDDAKSVEYGSGTASNICNEVSDHYAEARGPGSSDAFHSVEPTSVQASSKTSVLNRGRKREVLIDDVVGSASSRVASTFEGSPVGGIKARRNERDNLSSSVSGADGLSLNGSRSENRPKSKPRQQRHNVSTAGNKPGEAAQRALPSTGRVSSQSMANASDRTGDGSLSSCSIPQDSCKESMNPIDFVNLDGLDSVEALGSWLNFDEDGLQDHDSVGLEIPMDDLSELNMIM; from the exons ATGCAACGGGAAATATTTAATCAGCAGAATTCAAGTGAATCGCCTACTAAAGAAACTTCTGCCTCAG CTTCCCTAAGGAGACTGAGAGGCCAAATGTTTAGTCCCGGTAATAATTTAAGCCGGGGAAGCTCGATGCCGTTGTCGGATATACCGCCGTTGCCCCAGTTCTTACGTTTGGAACCAATTACATCAACTAATCAGAAATATACCCGTTCTGGCGAGCTGAGGAGGGTTTTGGGAGTTCCTCATGGAACTACATCTGAGGACCATTCttttggagttgctcagctTAAACCTCCGCCTCCAGTGGCAACTGAGGAGTTAAAGCACTTTAAAGAAAGCATACAAGATGCTTCGAGACAGGCCAG GGATCGGGCCAAAATGTTGCGTGAATCTATATTCAAATTGGAGAAGTATAAGGAGGCCTTAAGCACAAGGAAGCGGCAGAGAAGCGATCTTTCATTTGATGAGAGGTTAGTCGGATCAAAGCTAGCAAATGTGGGAAACCAGAATCAAAGAAGCTTTCATGACCTTACTCCTCAAAGATTGGAGGACAAAGCAAGGAATATTGGGCTAAACAAACGTGTTCGTACACCAGTAATAGATGTGTGG ACAGACAGTAGGTCCATTGCTACCTTGCGGCAGCAAGCAGTTACAGAAAGAAGCAGTGATGCACTCCAAGATGTTGGCAATGGCTCTGTTCGACTTGAAGAAAAGATCCGCAAACTGCCTGCTGGAAGTGAAGTATGGGATgctaaaatgaagaagaaacggTCTGTTGCAGTGGTACCTAATAGAGCTTTGAATGCTGACCGAGATATTAAACGAGCTACAGATCCTAAGCTGAGTGCTGACTCTAAACTGCGATCTTGTGATATGCAAGGTTTCAG ATTAAAATCTTCTCAGGGAGTTAGTGGATTAAACAAATCGGATGGTGCTTTTGAGACTGCTAGTACAGATTCTGGTATATTGCCCAAGATTGAAATTGAAAGTGTCCCTGCTCGCAAGGACCATTCTGCTATGTTAGAGAAGAGGGTAGTGGCAAAAGCAAGCAATAA GCCAAATAGCTATGAGATCAATTCAGCAAGCAGTCCTAATTCAGTTGTGAAAGGGAAGATTTCTAGGGCACCTCGAACTAGCTCCATCATGTCGCTAGACTCGTCTATGAAAATTCAACCATCATCTGGAGGTTTTCAAG GTTCGTCTCCACACACCATAGCTCAATGGGGTGGTCAAAGACCGCATAAAAACTCGAGAACAAGGAGATTAAATTTAGTTTCTCCTGTTTCAAGTAATGTTGAATCTCAGTTTCAGGGCTTTCCATCTTCTGAATTTAGTTCTAGAACTTCGCCTGTTGGGATCGGTGGATCACTGCTTGCAAGCACTATGGACAATAATAGCCTAAAGATTAAGGTGGAAATTGAAAATGTCTCGTCTCCATTTGGGCTATCTGAAAGTGAAGAATCAGTAGCTGGAGAAAGCAAAGCAAAGGAGAAAGGAAATGATAGCAGGGAGGTTGCCCTTACCAATACTCAGAAAGTCGGGGCTTATATGTTGTCTGGTAAGAAGAATAAAGTTCCTAATGAAATTGGAGATGGTGTGCGGAGACAAGGGAGAAGTGGAAGAGGTTTGTCCTCGCCATCCATTCAACTTGAGAGGGAGAAATTAGAGAATCTACCAACAACAAATCCCCTTCAGATCATGAGGCCTACATCTGATAAGAGTAAAAC TAAATCAGGtcgtccacccacaaaaaagtTGAAACACCACAAGGCTGTAACTCATGTTGGCCAAAAGCAAGATGGTGGCTCTTTAGATTTTGCAG CATGTAGTGCATCACTTGCAGGCGAATCTGAAGATGATCGTGAAGATCTATTTGTGGCAGCCAGTTCTGCGCGTAATTTTTGCA ATATTTCTTGTTCTGGTCCTTTCTGGAAGAAAATGGAATCTCTTTTTGCTTCTATCAGCCCAGAGGACATGTCCTACTTGAAACAACAG CTACATTTTGCTGAGCAGCTTGATATGTGTTTGTCTCCGATTTGTGGTGGCGAATTCGACTTTTTG GGTGGTGTTGCACAGAAAGAAGTTCCAAATTTTACTGGAGAAAGATCAGTCGGCCTTTACAGTGAAGGATTGGCTAACAAAGGTTCCCTGTGTGGAAGCGTTGATGCAGGAAGGTTTAACAAGGGTACTCCACTTTACCAACTAGTTCTCTCTGCTCTgattgaagaagatgaaagtgaAGAAGTTTATTTCCAAAGTGAAGGGAAGAATGCGGCTTTTCACTATGCCAGTGATGATTCTCATTGTGGTTCATGTAACCAGATAGATATGGAACCCAAAGATAGGGAGAGAGTGGATTATGAAACTGAGTCAAAAGTGGATTTTCAGGCACAGAGGAATTCTCGTTTGGACAGATTTTCTTGTGTTAGGAGTGCTTCATCTAGCACTCTTAGGAACCCAAGCACGTCTAATTCTCTAATTAGCAATGGGAGATGGCTAGGAGACGATGATTATTCGCATTTAGATGTGGGCCAT TATCAGCTGATGAGTCTGGATGACAGGCTTCAACTGGAGTTACAGAGTATTGGATTATGTCCAGAGCCTTTG CCTGATCTAGCAGAGGGAGAGGACATGATTGATCAAAATATTATGCAACTCAATGAAGGGCTATACCACCAG gTCGGGATTAAGAAAAAGAATTTGGGGGAAGTAATCAAAGCTAttcagagagaaagagatttAGAAACAAG GAACATTCAACAGGTTGCAATGGATCAACTTCTTGAAATGGCATATAGGAGACGAATG GCTTGTCGTGGGAGTAATGCCTCAAGAAATGGAGTCCGTAAGGTTACGAGACAAGTTGCATTGGCTTTTGTCAAGCGTGTTCTTGCAAGATGTAGAAAATTTGAAGATACAGGCATTAGTTGCTTTAGTGAGCCTGGGCTGCACAATGTCATCTCTGCTCCTCTGTGCAACGATGATGCCAAATCTGTTGAGTATGGTTCTGGGACTGCTAGTAACATATGCAATGAAGTTTCTGACCATTATGCTGAAGCCAGAGGGCCAG GTTCTTCAGATGCTTTCCATAGTGTTGAACCCACGTCCGTACAAGCTTCGTCCAAAACATCTGTATTGAACAGGGGGAGGAAGAGAGAAGTGCTGATTGATGATGTTGTTGGCAGTGCATCCTCGAGAGTGGCATCAACTTTTGAAGGCAGTCCTGTAGGTGGTATAAAGGCGAGGAGAAATGAGAGAGATAATTTAAGCAGTTCTGTCTCGGGAGCGGATGGCTTGTCATTGAATGGCTCCAGAAGTGAAAACAGACCGAAGTCAAAGCCCAGACAACAGAGACACAATGTGTCTACTGCTGGAAATAAGCCTGGAGAAGCAGCACAACGTGCTTTGCCATCAACAGGTCGTGTGTCGAGTCAATCAATGGCTAATGCTAGCGATAGAACTGGAGATGGGTCACTATCTTCGTGTAGCATTCCCCAGGATTCATGTAAGGAATCAATGAACCCCATTGATTTTGTAAACCTGGATGGATTAGATTCAGTTGAGGCTTTGGGTTCATGGTTGAACTTCGACGAGGATGGTCTGCAAGACCATGATTCCGTAGGTCTCGAAATCCCTATGGACGACCTATCAGAGTTAAATATGATCATGTGA
- the LOC120002747 gene encoding uncharacterized protein LOC120002747 isoform X3 has translation MQREIFNQQNSSESPTKETSASASLRRLRGQMFSPGNNLSRGSSMPLSDIPPLPQFLRLEPITSTNQKYTRSGELRRVLGVPHGTTSEDHSFGVAQLKPPPPVATEELKHFKESIQDASRQARDRAKMLRESIFKLEKYKEALSTRKRQRSDLSFDERLVGSKLANVGNQNQRSFHDLTPQRLEDKARNIGLNKRVRTPVIDVWTDSRSIATLRQQAVTERSSDALQDVGNGSVRLEEKIRKLPAGSEVWDAKMKKKRSVAVVPNRALNADRDIKRATDPKLSADSKLRSCDMQGFRLKSSQGVSGLNKSDGAFETASTDSGILPKIEIESVPARKDHSAMLEKRVVAKASNKPNSYEINSASSPNSVVKGKISRAPRTSSIMSLDSSMKIQPSSGGFQGSSPHTIAQWGGQRPHKNSRTRRLNLVSPVSSNVESQFQGFPSSEFSSRTSPVGIGGSLLASTMDNNSLKIKVEIENVSSPFGLSESEESVAGESKAKEKGNDSREVALTNTQKVGAYMLSGKKNKVPNEIGDGVRRQGRSGRGLSSPSIQLEREKLENLPTTNPLQIMRPTSDKSKTKSGRPPTKKLKHHKAVTHVGQKQDGGSLDFAGESEDDREDLFVAASSARNFCNISCSGPFWKKMESLFASISPEDMSYLKQQLHFAEQLDMCLSPICGGEFDFLGGVAQKEVPNFTGERSVGLYSEGLANKGSLCGSVDAGRFNKGTPLYQLVLSALIEEDESEEVYFQSEGKNAAFHYASDDSHCGSCNQIDMEPKDRERVDYETESKVDFQAQRNSRLDRFSCVRSASSSTLRNPSTSNSLISNGRWLGDDDYSHLDVGHVSEICSDDVGLLQLREVNTPHLSSSDCQYQLMSLDDRLQLELQSIGLCPEPLPDLAEGEDMIDQNIMQLNEGLYHQVGIKKKNLGEVIKAIQRERDLETRNIQQVAMDQLLEMAYRRRMACRGSNASRNGVRKVTRQVALAFVKRVLARCRKFEDTGISCFSEPGLHNVISAPLCNDDAKSVEYGSGTASNICNEVSDHYAEARGPGSSDAFHSVEPTSVQASSKTSVLNRGRKREVLIDDVVGSASSRVASTFEGSPVGGIKARRNERDNLSSSVSGADGLSLNGSRSENRPKSKPRQQRHNVSTAGNKPGEAAQRALPSTGRVSSQSMANASDRTGDGSLSSCSIPQDSCKESMNPIDFVNLDGLDSVEALGSWLNFDEDGLQDHDSVGLEIPMDDLSELNMIM, from the exons ATGCAACGGGAAATATTTAATCAGCAGAATTCAAGTGAATCGCCTACTAAAGAAACTTCTGCCTCAG CTTCCCTAAGGAGACTGAGAGGCCAAATGTTTAGTCCCGGTAATAATTTAAGCCGGGGAAGCTCGATGCCGTTGTCGGATATACCGCCGTTGCCCCAGTTCTTACGTTTGGAACCAATTACATCAACTAATCAGAAATATACCCGTTCTGGCGAGCTGAGGAGGGTTTTGGGAGTTCCTCATGGAACTACATCTGAGGACCATTCttttggagttgctcagctTAAACCTCCGCCTCCAGTGGCAACTGAGGAGTTAAAGCACTTTAAAGAAAGCATACAAGATGCTTCGAGACAGGCCAG GGATCGGGCCAAAATGTTGCGTGAATCTATATTCAAATTGGAGAAGTATAAGGAGGCCTTAAGCACAAGGAAGCGGCAGAGAAGCGATCTTTCATTTGATGAGAGGTTAGTCGGATCAAAGCTAGCAAATGTGGGAAACCAGAATCAAAGAAGCTTTCATGACCTTACTCCTCAAAGATTGGAGGACAAAGCAAGGAATATTGGGCTAAACAAACGTGTTCGTACACCAGTAATAGATGTGTGG ACAGACAGTAGGTCCATTGCTACCTTGCGGCAGCAAGCAGTTACAGAAAGAAGCAGTGATGCACTCCAAGATGTTGGCAATGGCTCTGTTCGACTTGAAGAAAAGATCCGCAAACTGCCTGCTGGAAGTGAAGTATGGGATgctaaaatgaagaagaaacggTCTGTTGCAGTGGTACCTAATAGAGCTTTGAATGCTGACCGAGATATTAAACGAGCTACAGATCCTAAGCTGAGTGCTGACTCTAAACTGCGATCTTGTGATATGCAAGGTTTCAG ATTAAAATCTTCTCAGGGAGTTAGTGGATTAAACAAATCGGATGGTGCTTTTGAGACTGCTAGTACAGATTCTGGTATATTGCCCAAGATTGAAATTGAAAGTGTCCCTGCTCGCAAGGACCATTCTGCTATGTTAGAGAAGAGGGTAGTGGCAAAAGCAAGCAATAA GCCAAATAGCTATGAGATCAATTCAGCAAGCAGTCCTAATTCAGTTGTGAAAGGGAAGATTTCTAGGGCACCTCGAACTAGCTCCATCATGTCGCTAGACTCGTCTATGAAAATTCAACCATCATCTGGAGGTTTTCAAG GTTCGTCTCCACACACCATAGCTCAATGGGGTGGTCAAAGACCGCATAAAAACTCGAGAACAAGGAGATTAAATTTAGTTTCTCCTGTTTCAAGTAATGTTGAATCTCAGTTTCAGGGCTTTCCATCTTCTGAATTTAGTTCTAGAACTTCGCCTGTTGGGATCGGTGGATCACTGCTTGCAAGCACTATGGACAATAATAGCCTAAAGATTAAGGTGGAAATTGAAAATGTCTCGTCTCCATTTGGGCTATCTGAAAGTGAAGAATCAGTAGCTGGAGAAAGCAAAGCAAAGGAGAAAGGAAATGATAGCAGGGAGGTTGCCCTTACCAATACTCAGAAAGTCGGGGCTTATATGTTGTCTGGTAAGAAGAATAAAGTTCCTAATGAAATTGGAGATGGTGTGCGGAGACAAGGGAGAAGTGGAAGAGGTTTGTCCTCGCCATCCATTCAACTTGAGAGGGAGAAATTAGAGAATCTACCAACAACAAATCCCCTTCAGATCATGAGGCCTACATCTGATAAGAGTAAAAC TAAATCAGGtcgtccacccacaaaaaagtTGAAACACCACAAGGCTGTAACTCATGTTGGCCAAAAGCAAGATGGTGGCTCTTTAGATTTTGCAG GCGAATCTGAAGATGATCGTGAAGATCTATTTGTGGCAGCCAGTTCTGCGCGTAATTTTTGCA ATATTTCTTGTTCTGGTCCTTTCTGGAAGAAAATGGAATCTCTTTTTGCTTCTATCAGCCCAGAGGACATGTCCTACTTGAAACAACAG CTACATTTTGCTGAGCAGCTTGATATGTGTTTGTCTCCGATTTGTGGTGGCGAATTCGACTTTTTG GGTGGTGTTGCACAGAAAGAAGTTCCAAATTTTACTGGAGAAAGATCAGTCGGCCTTTACAGTGAAGGATTGGCTAACAAAGGTTCCCTGTGTGGAAGCGTTGATGCAGGAAGGTTTAACAAGGGTACTCCACTTTACCAACTAGTTCTCTCTGCTCTgattgaagaagatgaaagtgaAGAAGTTTATTTCCAAAGTGAAGGGAAGAATGCGGCTTTTCACTATGCCAGTGATGATTCTCATTGTGGTTCATGTAACCAGATAGATATGGAACCCAAAGATAGGGAGAGAGTGGATTATGAAACTGAGTCAAAAGTGGATTTTCAGGCACAGAGGAATTCTCGTTTGGACAGATTTTCTTGTGTTAGGAGTGCTTCATCTAGCACTCTTAGGAACCCAAGCACGTCTAATTCTCTAATTAGCAATGGGAGATGGCTAGGAGACGATGATTATTCGCATTTAGATGTGGGCCATGTAAGCGAAATATGTTCAGATGATGTGGGTCTTCTGCAGCTGAGGGAAGTTAATACTCCTCATCTTTCTTCCTCTGATTGTCAGTATCAGCTGATGAGTCTGGATGACAGGCTTCAACTGGAGTTACAGAGTATTGGATTATGTCCAGAGCCTTTG CCTGATCTAGCAGAGGGAGAGGACATGATTGATCAAAATATTATGCAACTCAATGAAGGGCTATACCACCAG gTCGGGATTAAGAAAAAGAATTTGGGGGAAGTAATCAAAGCTAttcagagagaaagagatttAGAAACAAG GAACATTCAACAGGTTGCAATGGATCAACTTCTTGAAATGGCATATAGGAGACGAATG GCTTGTCGTGGGAGTAATGCCTCAAGAAATGGAGTCCGTAAGGTTACGAGACAAGTTGCATTGGCTTTTGTCAAGCGTGTTCTTGCAAGATGTAGAAAATTTGAAGATACAGGCATTAGTTGCTTTAGTGAGCCTGGGCTGCACAATGTCATCTCTGCTCCTCTGTGCAACGATGATGCCAAATCTGTTGAGTATGGTTCTGGGACTGCTAGTAACATATGCAATGAAGTTTCTGACCATTATGCTGAAGCCAGAGGGCCAG GTTCTTCAGATGCTTTCCATAGTGTTGAACCCACGTCCGTACAAGCTTCGTCCAAAACATCTGTATTGAACAGGGGGAGGAAGAGAGAAGTGCTGATTGATGATGTTGTTGGCAGTGCATCCTCGAGAGTGGCATCAACTTTTGAAGGCAGTCCTGTAGGTGGTATAAAGGCGAGGAGAAATGAGAGAGATAATTTAAGCAGTTCTGTCTCGGGAGCGGATGGCTTGTCATTGAATGGCTCCAGAAGTGAAAACAGACCGAAGTCAAAGCCCAGACAACAGAGACACAATGTGTCTACTGCTGGAAATAAGCCTGGAGAAGCAGCACAACGTGCTTTGCCATCAACAGGTCGTGTGTCGAGTCAATCAATGGCTAATGCTAGCGATAGAACTGGAGATGGGTCACTATCTTCGTGTAGCATTCCCCAGGATTCATGTAAGGAATCAATGAACCCCATTGATTTTGTAAACCTGGATGGATTAGATTCAGTTGAGGCTTTGGGTTCATGGTTGAACTTCGACGAGGATGGTCTGCAAGACCATGATTCCGTAGGTCTCGAAATCCCTATGGACGACCTATCAGAGTTAAATATGATCATGTGA